The following proteins come from a genomic window of Nitrospirota bacterium:
- the ftsH gene encoding ATP-dependent zinc metalloprotease FtsH: MNQQNTDNRNNKEQNSESMGSPLWRLVIVSLVIIAIIYMWQQRTNVAENPPYQTITYSRFISELDAGNIQSVTIKELNVQGELIKPISVTPPEQQRSVTIKQFQTYLPAFQGEELLDRLQKRNVDISVRPAERTSFFWQLVLGILPWVLIIGFWILIMRRAQQQIHGGAGGLFSFGASKAKLYDVKNPKVTFRDVAGMENVKQELRETIEFLKNPARFKVFGAKVPRGILLVGPPGTGKTLLARATAGEAGVPFFSISGSEFIEMFVGVGASRVRDMFQKAKAAQPSIIFIDEIDAVGRTRGAGLGGGHDEREQTLNQLLSEMDGFAPHEEVIIMAATNRPDVLDPALLRPGRFDRHIVVDRPGWKERKSILEVHTRNKRLDADVNLERIAKGTPGMTGADLENLANEAALIAIRKGKDRIYMEDFEEARDIILMGSVKEEAMSDLEKKITAYHEAGHTLVAWELPNTDPIHKVSIIPRGMAMGVTQLLPEEDRHYYPRSYLINKLSVALAGRVAELLVFNDLSTGAQNDLKEATALAEKMVAQWGMSEKVGPINLGRGEEHPFLGRELSQQKRYSDEMAWLMDQEIRRIMNEAESRAGEVLKRHMPVLNDLAGALIKEEVLDRESIEHIIGESKKRTEESLAPA; the protein is encoded by the coding sequence ATGAATCAGCAAAATACCGACAACCGTAACAATAAAGAGCAGAATTCCGAAAGCATGGGTAGTCCCCTGTGGCGGCTCGTTATCGTCTCCCTCGTCATCATCGCCATCATCTATATGTGGCAGCAGCGGACGAACGTGGCAGAGAATCCCCCGTACCAGACCATCACCTACAGCAGGTTCATCAGCGAGCTCGACGCAGGGAATATCCAGTCCGTAACCATCAAAGAGCTGAATGTCCAGGGAGAGCTCATCAAACCGATTTCCGTTACCCCGCCGGAGCAGCAGCGGTCGGTTACGATAAAACAGTTCCAGACCTATCTTCCGGCATTCCAGGGAGAAGAGCTCCTCGACCGGCTCCAGAAAAGAAACGTCGACATAAGCGTGAGGCCTGCGGAACGCACTTCCTTCTTCTGGCAGCTGGTGCTGGGCATCCTCCCCTGGGTGCTGATCATCGGTTTCTGGATACTGATAATGCGCCGGGCGCAGCAGCAGATCCATGGAGGGGCCGGCGGGCTCTTCAGCTTCGGGGCGAGCAAGGCGAAGCTCTATGACGTGAAGAATCCCAAGGTGACCTTCAGGGATGTAGCGGGCATGGAGAATGTAAAACAGGAGCTGCGCGAGACCATAGAGTTCCTCAAGAATCCCGCACGGTTCAAGGTGTTCGGCGCCAAGGTCCCCCGTGGGATACTCCTCGTTGGTCCACCGGGCACGGGCAAGACGCTCCTTGCGCGGGCGACGGCCGGGGAGGCGGGGGTGCCGTTCTTCAGCATCAGCGGCTCGGAGTTCATCGAGATGTTCGTGGGAGTGGGCGCCTCACGGGTGAGGGACATGTTCCAGAAGGCCAAGGCAGCGCAGCCCAGCATCATCTTCATCGACGAGATCGACGCAGTGGGACGCACCAGGGGGGCCGGACTGGGCGGAGGACACGACGAGCGGGAGCAGACCCTTAACCAGCTCCTGAGCGAGATGGACGGATTCGCCCCTCATGAGGAGGTCATCATCATGGCCGCTACGAACAGGCCCGATGTGCTCGACCCTGCCCTGCTGAGGCCGGGACGGTTCGACCGCCATATCGTCGTCGACAGGCCGGGCTGGAAAGAGCGAAAATCGATTCTCGAGGTGCATACGAGAAACAAACGACTGGATGCGGATGTCAATCTCGAGCGGATAGCGAAAGGCACCCCCGGCATGACCGGCGCCGACCTCGAAAATCTCGCCAACGAAGCGGCCCTCATCGCGATCAGAAAGGGGAAGGACCGCATCTATATGGAGGACTTCGAGGAGGCGAGGGACATTATCCTGATGGGCTCGGTAAAGGAAGAGGCGATGAGCGACCTCGAGAAGAAGATCACCGCATACCACGAGGCGGGCCATACGCTGGTGGCATGGGAGCTCCCGAATACCGACCCTATCCATAAAGTCAGCATCATTCCCCGGGGCATGGCGATGGGAGTGACACAGCTCCTGCCCGAAGAGGACCGCCACTACTATCCCCGCTCGTACCTCATCAACAAGCTCAGCGTCGCGCTCGCGGGCAGGGTCGCCGAGCTCCTCGTCTTCAACGACCTCAGCACCGGCGCACAGAACGACCTGAAGGAGGCGACCGCCCTCGCCGAAAAGATGGTCGCCCAGTGGGGCATGAGCGAGAAGGTCGGACCGATCAATCTCGGCAGGGGAGAGGAGCACCCCTTTCTCGGCAGGGAGCTCTCGCAGCAGAAGCGGTACAGCGACGAGATGGCCTGGCTCATGGACCAGGAGATCCGGAGGATCATGAACGAAGCCGAATCGAGGGCCGGGGAGGTGCTGAAGAGGCATATGCCCGTTCTCAACGATCTTGCCGGGGCGCTGATAAAAGAGGAGGTGCTCGACCGCGAGAGCATCGAGCATATCATCGGCGAATCGAAAAAGAGAACCGAAGAATCCCTCGCGCCGGCATAG
- a CDS encoding 1-phosphofructokinase family hexose kinase produces the protein MKTIVTLTMNPAIDTSTSVDQVLPERKLRCAPPHYDPGGGGINVSRAMHRLGGESAALFTAGGPTGQMLKGLLDSEGIINYPVPVQGWTRENMIVLETGSGRQYRFGMPGPRLTPEESERCLERLSSFTPAPDCIVASGSLPPGMNDDFYAAVARQAAILGSTFILDTSGSALEKAVREGVYLLKPNRRELGELVGRDIIDDEDVMAAARGLVDEGFCTAVVVSLGAEGAVLVTAEQQERASAPPVPVVSAVGAGDSMLAGIVLGLARGRPLSDAFRFGIAAGAAAVMTPGTELCRREDTERLFAEMLKQTPAPAGQA, from the coding sequence ATGAAGACTATCGTCACCCTTACCATGAATCCCGCCATTGATACGAGCACCTCTGTCGATCAGGTACTTCCCGAGAGAAAGCTGCGCTGTGCTCCTCCTCATTACGATCCGGGCGGCGGCGGTATCAACGTATCGCGCGCCATGCACCGGCTGGGAGGCGAATCGGCAGCGCTGTTTACCGCCGGCGGGCCGACGGGGCAGATGCTCAAGGGCCTGCTCGACAGCGAGGGAATCATCAATTACCCTGTCCCGGTGCAGGGATGGACGCGGGAGAACATGATCGTCCTCGAGACGGGCTCGGGCAGGCAGTACCGCTTCGGCATGCCCGGTCCCCGGCTCACTCCCGAAGAGAGCGAGCGCTGCCTCGAACGGCTCTCCTCGTTTACTCCCGCTCCCGACTGCATCGTCGCGAGCGGCAGCCTCCCTCCGGGGATGAATGACGATTTCTATGCTGCAGTGGCGCGCCAGGCAGCCATACTCGGCAGCACGTTCATTCTCGACACTTCGGGAAGCGCCCTCGAAAAAGCGGTGCGCGAAGGGGTCTACCTGCTGAAACCGAACCGCCGGGAGCTCGGCGAGCTCGTTGGCCGGGACATCATCGATGATGAGGACGTAATGGCAGCAGCGCGCGGCCTCGTCGATGAGGGATTCTGTACCGCTGTCGTCGTCTCACTCGGCGCCGAAGGCGCCGTACTGGTCACTGCCGAACAGCAGGAACGTGCCAGCGCCCCTCCCGTGCCTGTCGTAAGCGCCGTGGGCGCGGGCGACAGCATGCTCGCCGGCATCGTGCTCGGTCTTGCGAGGGGGCGTCCCTTATCCGATGCGTTCAGGTTCGGCATCGCCGCCGGCGCCGCAGCCGTCATGACCCCCGGCACCGAGCTCTGCCGCAGGGAGGATACGGAGCGTCTCTTCGCGGAGATGCTCAAGCAGACTCCCGCCCCTGCCGGACAGGCATAG
- a CDS encoding CinA family protein, whose translation MRSELREAAALVHAYFKERESTLAVAESCTGGLVSHCLTEIPGASLFFIAGLVTYADAAKQMVLGIAPDLIARYGAVSGEAAREMAERVRRLLGAGFGLSTTGNLGPEALEGKERGLVYLAVSSGSGTFSKTLHLAGDRTENKEAAALEALRFLLESASPPRAD comes from the coding sequence ATGAGGAGTGAACTGCGGGAAGCTGCGGCGCTGGTCCATGCATATTTCAAGGAAAGGGAATCGACCCTTGCCGTCGCCGAATCCTGTACCGGGGGCCTGGTGAGCCACTGCCTTACCGAGATCCCGGGCGCAAGCCTCTTTTTCATTGCCGGCCTGGTGACCTACGCGGACGCGGCAAAGCAGATGGTTCTCGGCATTGCGCCGGACCTGATTGCGCGGTACGGCGCCGTGAGCGGGGAGGCGGCGCGGGAGATGGCGGAGCGGGTGCGGCGTCTGCTGGGCGCCGGCTTCGGGCTTTCGACCACCGGAAACCTCGGCCCCGAAGCGCTCGAAGGCAAGGAGCGGGGGCTCGTCTATCTCGCCGTCAGCAGCGGCAGCGGCACATTCTCGAAAACGCTGCATCTCGCGGGCGACCGGACGGAGAACAAGGAGGCGGCTGCCCTCGAGGCGCTGAGATTTCTTCTTGAAAGTGCGAGTCCGCCTCGGGCGGATTAG
- the ligA gene encoding NAD-dependent DNA ligase LigA, translated as MSEALPKEIKHEIEKLARELNYHSYLYYVLDAPVISDAEYDRLYHKLKGLEERYRYVPPDSPTRRVGAPPLEKFGKVRHEEPMLSLDNAFSYAEVEEFEKRIKRLLRTEGEIEYTVEPKYDGLAIELTYRDGLLERASTRGDGYEGEDVTQNIRTIRAVPLKLEGAAAVPERIDVRGEVYMNIDEFEAINRERQKEGKPLFANPRNAAAGSVRQLDPSITAARRLYLTCYGAGAVSGMTFGSQDELLAWLKRVRLPIPVNVRLVRGIGRAIEVIREIEEKRRLFPFETDGAVIKVNDFGLQKLLGAKTREPRWAIAYKFPAHQGTTKLLDIIPSVGRTGVVTPIAVLEPVRIGGVIVSRSTLHNWDEIERKDVRIGDMVIVERAGDVIPHIAGVVKEKRTGKERPIRLPETCPACGSGLVREPGEVAVRCVSLECPAQAQERIKHFASRAAMDIEGLGEKNVELLYEQGLVRRLTDIYRLKEEALLELPRFAEKSARNLIAAIERSKKTTLARFLFALGIIHVGEYAARLLAKHFKRLEDLYHVEPERIIAIKQMGDKTARSVADFFNTGDNIHTLKTLKELGLSITNPDYEGDKQKRRPLEGLTFVITGALPKTREEVKEIIEQQGGHVASTVSKKTDYLVAGDEAGSKLEKARSLDVKVITYDELLKLVSKSSAEQASLF; from the coding sequence ATGTCTGAAGCGTTGCCGAAAGAGATAAAGCACGAGATCGAGAAGCTCGCGAGGGAGCTCAACTACCACTCTTATCTCTATTACGTCCTCGATGCGCCGGTCATCTCCGATGCCGAGTACGACCGGCTGTATCACAAGCTCAAAGGACTCGAGGAGCGCTACCGCTATGTGCCTCCCGACTCCCCGACGCGGCGGGTCGGCGCCCCGCCTCTCGAGAAGTTCGGGAAGGTGCGGCATGAGGAGCCGATGCTCTCCCTCGACAACGCCTTCTCGTACGCGGAGGTCGAAGAGTTCGAGAAGAGAATAAAGCGGCTCCTCAGGACCGAGGGCGAGATCGAGTATACGGTGGAGCCGAAGTACGACGGCCTCGCGATCGAGCTCACCTACCGGGACGGGCTCCTCGAACGCGCCTCGACGAGGGGCGACGGCTACGAAGGGGAAGACGTTACGCAGAATATCAGGACCATACGCGCCGTGCCGCTGAAGCTCGAGGGGGCCGCTGCGGTCCCGGAGAGGATCGATGTGCGCGGCGAGGTCTACATGAATATCGATGAGTTCGAAGCCATCAACAGGGAGCGGCAGAAGGAGGGCAAACCGCTCTTCGCCAATCCGAGGAATGCTGCGGCAGGGTCGGTACGCCAGCTCGATCCCTCGATCACCGCGGCGAGGAGACTCTATCTCACCTGCTACGGAGCAGGCGCCGTGAGCGGCATGACCTTCGGGAGCCAGGACGAGCTCCTCGCCTGGCTGAAGCGCGTGCGTCTCCCCATTCCCGTCAACGTGCGCCTGGTCAGGGGAATCGGCCGGGCCATCGAGGTCATCAGGGAGATCGAGGAAAAACGGCGGCTCTTTCCCTTCGAGACCGACGGCGCCGTAATAAAGGTGAACGACTTCGGGCTCCAGAAGCTCCTGGGAGCAAAGACCAGGGAGCCGCGGTGGGCGATCGCCTACAAGTTCCCCGCGCATCAGGGGACGACGAAGCTGCTCGATATCATTCCCAGCGTGGGCAGGACCGGCGTGGTCACCCCGATCGCGGTGCTCGAACCGGTCCGGATCGGCGGGGTCATCGTCTCACGCTCGACGCTCCATAACTGGGACGAGATCGAGCGGAAGGATGTGCGGATCGGCGATATGGTGATCGTCGAGCGGGCGGGCGACGTGATCCCCCATATCGCCGGCGTGGTCAAAGAGAAGAGGACCGGGAAGGAGCGGCCGATTCGCCTTCCTGAAACGTGCCCTGCCTGCGGCTCCGGCCTGGTGCGCGAGCCCGGCGAGGTGGCGGTCCGGTGCGTCTCGCTCGAGTGCCCTGCCCAGGCGCAGGAGCGCATCAAGCATTTCGCCTCGAGGGCTGCCATGGATATCGAGGGCCTCGGCGAGAAGAATGTCGAGCTGCTGTATGAACAGGGCCTCGTCCGCAGGCTCACCGATATCTACCGGCTGAAAGAGGAGGCCCTTCTCGAGCTCCCCCGGTTCGCCGAGAAATCGGCCCGCAATCTTATCGCTGCCATCGAGCGGAGCAAAAAAACGACGCTCGCCCGCTTCCTCTTCGCTCTCGGCATCATCCATGTGGGGGAGTATGCGGCGCGGCTGCTGGCGAAGCATTTCAAGAGGCTCGAGGATCTTTACCATGTCGAGCCCGAGCGGATCATCGCGATCAAACAGATGGGGGACAAGACCGCCCGCTCGGTAGCCGACTTCTTCAACACCGGGGACAATATCCATACCCTCAAGACCCTCAAGGAGCTCGGTCTGAGCATCACCAATCCCGATTACGAGGGTGATAAGCAGAAGAGACGCCCCCTCGAGGGGCTCACCTTCGTGATCACCGGTGCCCTGCCGAAGACGAGGGAAGAGGTGAAGGAGATCATCGAGCAGCAGGGCGGCCACGTCGCCTCCACAGTCTCGAAGAAGACCGACTACCTCGTCGCCGGAGACGAGGCCGGCTCGAAGCTCGAGAAGGCCCGGTCGCTCGACGTCAAGGTCATAACGTACGACGAGCTGCTGAAGCTCGTCTCGAAATCATCCGCTGAACAGGCCTCCCTTTTTTAG
- a CDS encoding NAD-dependent 4,6-dehydratase LegB has protein sequence MDLKGKKILVTGADGFIGSHLVEALKDRGCSIRAFVYYNSFSSWGWLDSLSKERMKDIEIFSGDIRDPNGVRAAMEDIDVVFHLAALIGIPFSYHSPDSYVDTNIKGTLNILQASRDAGVKKVLVTSTSEVYGTARYVPIDEHHPRQGQSPYSATKIGADALAESFYRSFNLPVVIVRPFNTFGPRQSARAVIPTIATQLLAGKRVVRLGALHPTRDLVYIKDTVCGFIAIAQSDNVIGEEINIATGREISVGDLAKKFIGMINPEARIVGDKARLRPKRSEVERLLGSRKKIMKLTGWKPRYSLDEGLRETIEWLRQKENAQRYNADIYNV, from the coding sequence ATGGACCTGAAAGGGAAAAAGATCTTGGTTACCGGTGCCGACGGATTTATCGGCAGCCATCTTGTTGAGGCTCTGAAGGATAGGGGGTGCTCGATCAGGGCCTTTGTTTATTACAATTCATTCAGTTCCTGGGGATGGCTCGACAGCCTTTCAAAGGAGCGGATGAAGGATATAGAGATATTCTCCGGCGATATAAGAGATCCCAATGGCGTCCGCGCGGCAATGGAAGATATCGATGTCGTATTTCATCTCGCCGCGCTGATCGGGATTCCCTTTTCGTACCATTCTCCCGATTCATATGTCGATACCAATATCAAGGGCACCCTCAATATCCTGCAGGCCTCGCGCGACGCCGGGGTGAAAAAGGTGCTGGTCACCTCGACCTCCGAGGTCTATGGAACGGCGCGTTACGTGCCCATCGACGAGCATCATCCACGGCAGGGGCAGTCTCCCTATTCCGCAACGAAGATAGGCGCTGATGCTCTCGCCGAATCATTTTACCGCAGCTTCAATCTGCCCGTTGTTATCGTCAGACCATTTAATACGTTCGGTCCTCGCCAATCAGCGAGGGCGGTGATCCCGACCATTGCAACGCAGCTCCTGGCGGGTAAACGAGTAGTGCGGCTCGGGGCGCTTCATCCGACACGTGATCTCGTGTACATCAAGGATACGGTGTGCGGCTTCATTGCTATAGCACAATCGGACAACGTGATCGGCGAGGAAATAAACATAGCGACCGGCAGAGAGATATCCGTGGGCGATCTCGCGAAGAAATTTATCGGGATGATCAATCCGGAGGCGAGAATCGTCGGCGACAAGGCAAGGCTTCGGCCGAAAAGAAGCGAGGTGGAGCGGCTGCTGGGCAGCCGCAAAAAGATAATGAAGCTCACCGGCTGGAAGCCCCGGTATTCGCTGGATGAGGGACTCCGGGAGACTATCGAATGGCTGCGGCAGAAAGAAAATGCACAACGCTATAATGCCGACATCTACAATGTCTAG
- a CDS encoding aminotransferase class I/II-fold pyridoxal phosphate-dependent enzyme → MSSEISLDAPNIGEREKEYLNRALESGYVSTVGPFVPEFEGRFALYLDVPCAVSTQSGTAALHMALHELGIGQGDEVIVPALTFVATVNPLMYAGARPVFVDVDPSTWNIAPEAIEKSITKKTKAIIPVHLYGNPCDMDSLMTLAARHGLSVVEDATESLGARFGGRATGTFGDMGCFSFNGNKIITTGGGGMVVGRDDQRMGHIKFLVNQARDEEKGYYHPEIGFNYRMTNIEAALGLAQMARLEEFLAKKRAFNRLYREALAGIDGILFQQEYRDAESSCWLTCITVERAVDMPALQEALRARGLPTRRLFMPITEFPPYHRCSKGDLSATYRLYERSLCLPSSTLNTANDIQHACSVLREILER, encoded by the coding sequence ATGTCTAGCGAGATATCACTCGATGCTCCCAATATCGGAGAGCGGGAAAAGGAGTATCTGAACCGGGCGCTCGAAAGCGGCTATGTTTCTACGGTCGGACCTTTTGTCCCTGAGTTCGAAGGGCGGTTTGCGCTGTACCTGGACGTACCCTGCGCGGTGTCGACCCAGAGCGGGACGGCGGCGCTCCATATGGCGCTGCATGAGCTTGGGATAGGGCAGGGGGATGAGGTTATCGTGCCTGCGTTAACCTTTGTTGCCACGGTAAATCCCCTCATGTATGCGGGAGCCAGGCCGGTCTTCGTCGATGTCGATCCATCGACATGGAACATCGCGCCGGAAGCGATAGAAAAAAGCATCACCAAAAAGACAAAGGCGATTATCCCCGTCCATCTCTATGGAAATCCCTGTGACATGGACTCACTTATGACGCTTGCCGCACGGCACGGTCTGTCTGTCGTCGAGGACGCCACCGAGAGTCTGGGCGCCCGCTTCGGCGGACGTGCTACCGGGACCTTCGGCGATATGGGCTGTTTCAGCTTCAATGGGAACAAGATCATCACCACGGGCGGCGGCGGGATGGTAGTCGGCAGAGACGACCAGCGAATGGGACATATAAAGTTTCTGGTGAATCAGGCGCGGGATGAAGAAAAGGGCTACTATCATCCCGAGATAGGATTCAACTATAGAATGACCAACATAGAGGCGGCACTGGGACTTGCGCAGATGGCGCGGCTGGAGGAGTTCCTGGCCAAGAAACGTGCGTTCAACCGGCTCTACCGGGAAGCGCTCGCGGGGATCGATGGCATACTCTTCCAGCAGGAGTACAGGGATGCCGAGAGCTCATGCTGGCTGACCTGTATAACCGTTGAAAGGGCAGTCGATATGCCCGCCCTGCAGGAAGCGCTCCGCGCGAGGGGGCTCCCTACGAGAAGGCTTTTCATGCCGATAACGGAATTCCCTCCATACCATAGGTGCTCAAAGGGTGATTTGAGCGCTACCTATCGCCTCTACGAGAGAAGTTTGTGCCTGCCGAGCTCAACCCTCAACACGGCGAACGACATTCAGCATGCGTGCAGCGTGCTCAGGGAGATACTGGAGCGATGA
- a CDS encoding acetyltransferase — protein sequence MKEALVLIGGGGHCRACIDVIEAAGNFSIAGIVDVNEKKGSNVLGYPLFAGDDELPSLMSAYRYFLITIGQVKSPDKRRQLFAMLKGLGAELPSITSPSARVSDHAAIGEGAIIMHGAIVGPGSRIGRNCIINTGAVIEHDCVIEDHCHISTGAVVNGECRIGGGTLVGSGSVLNNGLTISGNTIVGAGAVVTRSIDESGTYVGVPARKIVLPGRAV from the coding sequence ATGAAAGAGGCGCTTGTGCTGATTGGCGGCGGCGGGCACTGCAGAGCCTGTATCGATGTGATCGAGGCAGCAGGCAATTTTTCCATTGCCGGGATCGTCGACGTTAATGAAAAGAAGGGATCGAACGTTCTCGGATATCCTCTCTTCGCCGGCGACGACGAGCTGCCGTCGCTCATGAGCGCCTACCGGTATTTTCTTATAACGATAGGGCAGGTAAAGTCCCCTGATAAGCGGCGACAGCTATTTGCCATGCTCAAAGGACTCGGCGCCGAGCTCCCGTCGATTACCTCTCCCTCTGCCCGTGTTTCGGATCATGCAGCGATCGGCGAGGGAGCGATCATCATGCACGGCGCAATTGTGGGTCCGGGTTCGCGTATCGGCAGGAACTGCATCATCAATACCGGCGCTGTCATAGAGCACGACTGCGTTATAGAAGACCATTGCCATATTTCCACCGGCGCCGTTGTCAACGGAGAATGCCGCATCGGAGGAGGGACCCTCGTAGGGAGCGGCAGTGTTCTCAACAACGGGCTCACTATCAGCGGCAATACAATCGTGGGCGCCGGGGCCGTGGTCACGCGATCGATAGACGAGAGCGGTACGTACGTGGGCGTCCCTGCGAGGAAGATCGTTCTCCCGGGGAGAGCGGTATGA
- the neuB gene encoding N-acetylneuraminate synthase: MRRRVFVIAEAGVNHNGDIAIARRMIDAASEAGADAVKFQTFKAERVISRNAPKADYQKKTTGTRESQLEMVNRLELDRKAHRELVTHCRRKRIAFLSTPFDLESIDLLNALGLTIFKIPSGEITNLPYLRKIGGLRKKIILSTGMADMGEIEDALDVLTQAGTAKRDITVLHCTTEYPAPLKDVNLLAMITIRDAFKVSVGYSDHTNGIEVPIAAVALGATVIEKHFTLDRTMEGPDHKASLEYGELKSMITAIRNTERALGNGIKSPSLSEMKNKIAVRKSIVASRNIEKGETLSEENVTVKRPGTGISPMKWDSVIGTVAKAKFTEDEIIEL; the protein is encoded by the coding sequence ATGAGACGGCGCGTATTTGTTATTGCAGAGGCAGGAGTCAATCACAACGGCGACATAGCTATCGCCAGGAGGATGATCGATGCTGCTTCCGAGGCGGGGGCAGACGCGGTCAAGTTTCAGACCTTCAAGGCCGAGAGAGTCATAAGCAGAAATGCCCCGAAGGCCGACTATCAAAAAAAGACAACCGGTACTCGTGAATCCCAACTCGAGATGGTTAATCGGCTGGAGCTCGACAGAAAGGCGCATCGGGAACTGGTAACCCACTGCAGACGGAAGAGAATAGCATTTCTTTCCACCCCTTTTGACCTTGAAAGCATCGATCTGCTCAATGCTCTTGGCCTGACCATATTCAAAATTCCTTCAGGGGAGATAACCAATCTCCCGTATTTGAGGAAAATAGGCGGATTGAGAAAGAAAATCATTCTATCGACGGGCATGGCCGATATGGGCGAGATAGAGGATGCGCTCGATGTGCTCACGCAGGCGGGTACGGCAAAGAGGGACATTACGGTGCTGCATTGTACAACCGAGTATCCTGCCCCGCTGAAAGACGTGAACTTGCTTGCCATGATTACCATCAGAGATGCGTTCAAGGTAAGTGTTGGATATTCGGATCATACAAACGGTATCGAGGTCCCGATTGCCGCGGTTGCCCTTGGAGCAACTGTTATTGAAAAACACTTTACGCTTGATAGGACCATGGAGGGGCCGGACCATAAAGCTTCTTTAGAGTACGGGGAGTTGAAAAGTATGATTACTGCTATAAGAAATACTGAAAGAGCGCTTGGTAATGGTATCAAGAGCCCCTCGTTATCAGAAATGAAGAATAAAATCGCGGTAAGAAAAAGCATTGTGGCATCAAGAAATATTGAAAAAGGTGAAACGCTGTCGGAGGAGAACGTGACGGTTAAAAGGCCGGGAACGGGAATAAGCCCCATGAAATGGGATAGTGTTATTGGAACAGTAGCTAAAGCAAAGTTCACCGAGGACGAGATAATAGAACTATGA
- a CDS encoding formyltransferase family protein, translating into MRVIFIGSVESSRRMLEKLLHLRANIVGVVTQKSSAFNADFADLTDICEGCSIPYRYVEKINERETIQWIERLLPDVIFCFGFSQLLNNEVLGIAPMGVIGFHPAKLPQNRGRHPIIWALALGLEKTASTFFFMSKDADDGDILSQVDIEITYEDNARTLYDKIISAALIQIETFLPKLYDKTFRRTSQDRAQANYWRKRIKKDGEIDFRMCSRTIYNLVRALTKPYVGAHVVYKGHEVRVWDAREVQVNLSNIEHGKVINVAQGQVLVKCADNAILLITHEFEGLPIVGEYLQ; encoded by the coding sequence ATGAGAGTCATTTTCATAGGGTCTGTTGAATCAAGCAGAAGAATGTTGGAGAAACTGCTACATCTAAGAGCGAATATTGTGGGTGTCGTAACTCAAAAAAGCTCAGCTTTCAATGCTGATTTTGCAGACCTCACCGATATATGCGAAGGATGCTCTATCCCCTATCGGTATGTAGAAAAAATAAATGAGAGGGAAACTATCCAGTGGATAGAGCGCTTGTTGCCTGATGTTATCTTCTGTTTCGGCTTCTCTCAACTACTGAATAATGAGGTCTTAGGTATAGCTCCAATGGGCGTTATCGGATTTCATCCTGCCAAGCTTCCTCAAAATCGAGGCAGGCATCCTATAATATGGGCCTTAGCTTTAGGACTTGAGAAGACTGCTTCAACCTTTTTTTTCATGAGTAAAGATGCAGATGATGGCGATATTCTAAGTCAAGTTGATATTGAGATTACGTATGAGGACAACGCAAGAACACTTTATGACAAAATAATAAGTGCAGCGTTGATACAGATAGAAACGTTCCTTCCGAAATTATATGACAAAACGTTTCGGCGTACTTCTCAAGATCGTGCACAGGCGAATTACTGGAGAAAGCGGATAAAGAAAGACGGAGAAATAGATTTTAGAATGTGCAGCAGGACAATTTATAATCTTGTTCGAGCACTAACAAAGCCCTACGTAGGAGCTCACGTTGTATATAAAGGGCATGAAGTAAGAGTGTGGGATGCAAGAGAGGTCCAAGTAAATTTGAGTAATATAGAGCATGGTAAAGTTATAAACGTCGCACAAGGCCAAGTATTGGTAAAATGCGCGGATAATGCGATTCTCCTTATAACCCATGAGTTTGAAGGCTTGCCTATAGTAGGAGAATACTTGCAATGA